The Bradyrhizobium barranii subsp. barranii genome segment CCGCAATGTAGGGAGCGGCAGGCGATTCTCATAGTGAACGTTCGTCACGCCCGCCGGGCCGATTTGCTCCTCGCGCGCAAGGCGCCACGCGACTCCAGCGCGAGCCGTTCGGCGGAGGCCACGAGTTGCGGAACCGCGTGGCCGGAAAATCCCAGCACGAACCCGGGCAGGGGACGCGCGCGCGAATAGGTGTCGGCCAGTAGCCAGCCTTCCGCGCCTGCCGCCTGCTTCGCCTGCGCCGCGACCGTAAGCTCGACCGACGGATCGAACCGGGCGACGAGGTGCAGTCCTTGCGACGGTACCGGCACCGACAGCGCGCCGTCGGATGCTGCTTCCAGCGTCTCAGCCAGCGCATCGCGCGCCTCGCGATAAAGCTTGCGCACGCGCTTCAGGTTGGCGGCGAACGCGCCGGAATTGAGCATGTCGGCCACAGCGCCCTCCATCAGCGTGCCGGGAAAGCGGTCGAGCGCAGCGCGCGTGGCCGTGACGTCCGCGATCAGGCGCTCGGGCAGCGCGCAATAGCCGATGCGCAGGCCCGGAAACAGCGTCTTGGCAAACGTGCCCATGTAGACCACGCGCTGGAGATGATCGATGCCGGCAAGCGACATCAACGGCGCGCCGTCATAGCGGAACTCGCTGTCGTAATCGTCCTCCAGCACGAAGGCGCCGGCCTGCCTCGCCCAATCCAGCAGCTCCAGCCGTCGCGGCATCGACATCTGCACGCCCAGCGGAAACTGGTGGGACGGCGTCACATAGGCCGCGCGTGCGGACGAAGCGGCGGTGCGGCCCTTGGCGACAAATATCCCGTGCTCGTCGACGGGAACGGGCACGGCGCGATAGCCGCAATGCGAAATGGTGTTTCGCGCGGCGGGGTAACCCGGGTCCTCGCACCAGACCTGGTCGTTGGGCTTCAGGATCGCGCTCAGCACGATGCGCAGCGCGTGCAGCGTGCCCGATGTCAGCATGATCTGATCGGGATCGCAGCGCAGTCCACGTGCCGACAGCAGATGATCGGCGATCGCCGCGCGCAGCTCGCGGCTGCCGCGCGGATCGCCATAGTGCAGATGCTCAGGTCCGAACGCGCGCATGCGCCGCCCGACGAAGGCACGGAAGCGCTGCAGCGCGCGCTCGTCGATATGGGTGCAGCCGAGCGAGAATGCGCCCTGTCGCGGCGCTTCGACCACGGTCTTCGGCTTCTTCGGTTCGGCGGCGCGCGCCGGTATCCGCGCTGCAACGAAGGTGCCGGAGCCGACGGTCGCAGCGGCAAAGCCGTCAGCGATCAGCCGTTCATAGGCAGTGACGACGGCGTTGCGGCGGAAGCCGGTCTGCTTGGCCAGTGTCCGCGACGGCGGCAGCGGCTCACCGGGTTTGACCAGGCCGCCGACAATCATCTCGCACAGCGCCTGGTACAGCCGGTGCGCCGACGACGCGCCCGCGGTGATGTGCGGGCCGGTGAGGTCGAGGGGCAACTCCGCCTTGGCCGGCGAGGGGACTAAATTGGTCGGAATTTTTCGCATGGAATTGGCACTATCGCAGACCAAATCCGCGGCTACAACTCTCCTGGAATTGTTCCAAGCCCGACAGGAGCGGCCGTGAGCCAGACTGAAAGCCAGAATTCCTATCCGACGTCAGCGCGCAATCAGGTGAAGCGCCGTCACGACCGCGGCTTCTACGACCACGACACGGTTCACCGCATCCTGGATTCCTCGATGCTCTGTCACGTCTCCTATGTCATCGACGGCCAGCCCTATTGCACGCCGACCTTCTTCTGGCGCGAGGGGACAAAACTCTATTGGCACGGCTCGAGCGCGAGCCGCATGCTGCGCAACCAGACCAGGGGCGAGTGCGTCTGCCTCACGGTCGCCCATCTCGACAGCCTCGTGCTGGCGCGCTGCGGCTTCAACCATTCCGCCGACTACCGCGCCGTGATGGCATTCGGCACCGCCTATCTCGTCACCGACCCCGAGGAGAAGGAGCGGGCGGTGATCGCCATGGTCGATCGCTTCTTCCCGGACCGCACCGCGAGCCTGCGTCAGAGCAGCGCGCAGGAGATCAAGGCGACCTCCTTCATCGCGATGGAGATCGAGGAAGCCTCGGCCAAAGTCCGCGCCAAGGGTGTCGCCGATGACGACGAGGACTACGAATTGCCGATCTATGCCGAGCGCATCCCCGTGCGCACCGTCTTGGGCGCGCCGGAGCCGTGCCCGCGCCTGCTGGATGGTGTAACCCGGCCTGCGACGCTGAATGGCTATTCGGAAGGCCGGCTGCTCGAAGATGCATTGCGGGATGCTTATTTTGTGGAGTACCCGAACGGCTGAAATCGGCTAGCTTGCGCGCACCATTGACCAATTGGATGCCTGGAGTTGCCCGATGAATGCCGAAACGCAGCAGAGGATTCTTGACGCCGTCGATGTCGGCTTCGAAGCCCAGCTTGCGACCACAAGCGATTTCGTTGCGATCCCTTCGACCCGCGGGGCCGAGGGGCCGTGCCAGGACATGATCGGCGACCTCCTGCGCGAGCGCGGCTACGAGGTCGACGACTGGCACATCGATGTCGATGACCTCAAGGATCTGCGTGGTTTCGGTCCGATCGAGCACGATTTCTCCAAGGCGCGCACGGTAGTGGGCACCTACCGCCCGCAAACGAACGGCGGCAAATCGCTGATTCTCCAGGGGCACTGCGACGTGGTGCCCGCGGGGCCGCTGGAACTGTGGGACACGCCGCCATTCTCGCCCGTCATCAAGGACGGCAAGATGTTCGGCCGCGGCGCCTGCGACATGAAGTCGGGCACGATCGGCGCGCTCTACGCGCTGGACGCGATCAAGGCGGCGGGTTTCAAGCCGACGGCGCGGATCCACTTCCAGTCCGTGATCGAGGAGGAGAGCACCGGCGTCGGCGCGCTCTCGACATTGCAGCGCGGCTATCGTGCCGACGCCTGCTTCATCCCGGAGCCGACCGGCGGCAAGATGGTGCGCTCGCAGGTCGGCGTGATCTGGTTTCGCCTGCGCGTGAAGGGCCATCCGACCCACGTTGCCTTCGCCGGCTCCGGCGCCAACGCAATCATGGCGGCCTATCATTTGATCCAGGCGCTGCAGAAACTCGAGATCGAATGGAACGAGCGCGCGAAAGCTGATCGGCACTTCAAGACGCTGAACCATCCCATCAACTTCAACCCCGGCATCATCAAGGGCGGCGACTGGGCCTCCAGCGTGCCGGCATGGTGCGACGTCGATTGCCGTATCGCGGTCCTGCCGGGCTGGTCGATCGCCGATCACCAGAAGGAGATCATGGCCTGCGTTGCGGCTGCTGCGCGCAACCACCGCTTCCTTGCCAACAATCCGCCGGAGGTCGAATGGTCGGGTTTCCTGTCGGAGGGGTATGAACTGACCGACGCCGCGGCGCCCGAGGCCGCGTTCGGCAAGGCCTTCAACACCGTCTATGGCGGCGAAATCCAAGACCTC includes the following:
- a CDS encoding ArgE/DapE family deacylase codes for the protein MNAETQQRILDAVDVGFEAQLATTSDFVAIPSTRGAEGPCQDMIGDLLRERGYEVDDWHIDVDDLKDLRGFGPIEHDFSKARTVVGTYRPQTNGGKSLILQGHCDVVPAGPLELWDTPPFSPVIKDGKMFGRGACDMKSGTIGALYALDAIKAAGFKPTARIHFQSVIEEESTGVGALSTLQRGYRADACFIPEPTGGKMVRSQVGVIWFRLRVKGHPTHVAFAGSGANAIMAAYHLIQALQKLEIEWNERAKADRHFKTLNHPINFNPGIIKGGDWASSVPAWCDVDCRIAVLPGWSIADHQKEIMACVAAAARNHRFLANNPPEVEWSGFLSEGYELTDAAAPEAAFGKAFNTVYGGEIQDLVFTALTDTRFYGLNHGIPSLCFGASGGEMHGFNEFVDLESLKKSTKAMALFIADWCGVEKA
- the pdxR gene encoding MocR-like pyridoxine biosynthesis transcription factor PdxR — protein: MRKIPTNLVPSPAKAELPLDLTGPHITAGASSAHRLYQALCEMIVGGLVKPGEPLPPSRTLAKQTGFRRNAVVTAYERLIADGFAAATVGSGTFVAARIPARAAEPKKPKTVVEAPRQGAFSLGCTHIDERALQRFRAFVGRRMRAFGPEHLHYGDPRGSRELRAAIADHLLSARGLRCDPDQIMLTSGTLHALRIVLSAILKPNDQVWCEDPGYPAARNTISHCGYRAVPVPVDEHGIFVAKGRTAASSARAAYVTPSHQFPLGVQMSMPRRLELLDWARQAGAFVLEDDYDSEFRYDGAPLMSLAGIDHLQRVVYMGTFAKTLFPGLRIGYCALPERLIADVTATRAALDRFPGTLMEGAVADMLNSGAFAANLKRVRKLYREARDALAETLEAASDGALSVPVPSQGLHLVARFDPSVELTVAAQAKQAAGAEGWLLADTYSRARPLPGFVLGFSGHAVPQLVASAERLALESRGALRARSKSARRA
- a CDS encoding pyridoxamine 5'-phosphate oxidase family protein, coding for MSQTESQNSYPTSARNQVKRRHDRGFYDHDTVHRILDSSMLCHVSYVIDGQPYCTPTFFWREGTKLYWHGSSASRMLRNQTRGECVCLTVAHLDSLVLARCGFNHSADYRAVMAFGTAYLVTDPEEKERAVIAMVDRFFPDRTASLRQSSAQEIKATSFIAMEIEEASAKVRAKGVADDDEDYELPIYAERIPVRTVLGAPEPCPRLLDGVTRPATLNGYSEGRLLEDALRDAYFVEYPNG